The sequence TCTGCAGGTCCTCCTTGGAGACGTTGAGCATCTCCACGCGGGTGTTCTCGCGGAAGTCCACGCGGTCCACGAGGAACTTCAGCGAGCGCCACGAGGACTCCAGCTTCTGGAACTCCTTGGCGTGGAGGATTTCGTTGACCTGGGAGGACAGGCGCTTGTCGATTTCGGCAATCATCGCGTCGACGAGGGCCTTGTCCACGCGCTCCTCGGAGCGGTGCGGCGCCAGCATCTCGGTGATGAAGGCCTGCACGCCGCGCTTGGCGACGTCGTAGCCCTCGTCCTTCGGCTTGAGCTTCGCCTCGGAGAGAATCTCGTCGAGGAGCGAAAGGGAGGCGTCAGCGGCGACGCCCGTCGACTTCTGGGTCTGGGTCTCGTTGGGCATGGTGTTTCAATCCCCCGGAAGGTGGGCGTGGGCTACTTGGTCTCGTCCTTGAGACCCAGCTCCTTGATGAGCGCCTTGCGGCCCTCGTCGTCGGAGAGCATCGTCTGCAGCTTCTTGCGGAACGCCGGCAGGTTGCCCAGGGGCCCCTTGAGGGCGTTGAGCGCGCTGCGCAGCTCGAGCAGCTTCTTCAGCTCCGGCACCTGGTTGACGACGCTCTCCGGAGCGAAGTCGTTGAGGTTGCGGAACTGGAGCGTGACGTTCATCGTCGCGTTCGGGTCGCTGTCCAGCTTGTTGGCGGCGGTGAGGGTGACCTTGAGACCCTGCTGGGCCATCACCTCGTTGAAGTTGGCCTTGTCGACGTTGATGGGCGCGCGCTGCTCCAGCGGGCGGTCATCGGCCTGACCCGTGAAGTCCCCCATCATGAGGACCTTCAGCGGCAGCTCGACCTGCTCCTGCGCGTTGCCCGTGGCGGGCTTGTAGACGATGTTGACGCGCTCGGTTGGGGCGACAGAACTCTCTTTGCTCATCTGCGGCTATCTCCTTGGTTGCAGCGTTTTGAAGCGCGGGCGTCGCATGGGGGGAGCTTCGCCGCGGT comes from Pyxidicoccus parkwaysis and encodes:
- the tssB gene encoding type VI secretion system contractile sheath small subunit; the encoded protein is MSKESSVAPTERVNIVYKPATGNAQEQVELPLKVLMMGDFTGQADDRPLEQRAPINVDKANFNEVMAQQGLKVTLTAANKLDSDPNATMNVTLQFRNLNDFAPESVVNQVPELKKLLELRSALNALKGPLGNLPAFRKKLQTMLSDDEGRKALIKELGLKDETK